One window of the Dehalobacter sp. genome contains the following:
- a CDS encoding FMN-binding glutamate synthase family protein, with translation MNKDSRDFSFSFKALGSIAAILTAGYAIGHHKEQKSLKIRRAKNRKIMLASLPLALLTTGPLTRKLIQKNVAKAITILTTDEYGKNVMELWTAIHRAGVQNIVENNLRATQGTTINRPIGSSKRFDGFDNLMFVPPQMTMLSKSGETAVDMKVTLGPKAAKPLTVNIPFLISGMAYGIALSEPAKIALARGAKLAGTATNSGEGPYLKEERDEADKYILQIANWPWGLRTDQEIASADMLEVHISQGGQKGVFYVAPDEIKGKARKLMGLSRNQGISSLPAPPGVQSAADWPILVNNLRNKANGIPIALKLMATDKIEEDLGLAVDAGFDVIAVDGTQGGSLVSNPTMQDDFGIPSLHALVRAVRYLQNRGVREQISLIVSGGYFNPGSCLKALALGADAIYLGTVPLYALANKQHKKVIPWEPPTVLVSYASKYNKKLNINLSAERVSNVLRSMTVEMEQAIRGLGKTSIKELSPSDLVALDTFSAELTGVKRAY, from the coding sequence ATGAATAAAGATTCGCGAGACTTCAGTTTTTCTTTTAAGGCTCTCGGCTCTATTGCAGCCATTTTAACAGCTGGTTACGCAATTGGCCATCACAAAGAACAAAAGTCCCTAAAAATCCGCCGGGCAAAAAATCGAAAAATAATGCTGGCATCTTTACCGCTAGCTTTATTAACTACCGGACCACTAACGCGTAAGTTAATTCAAAAAAATGTAGCAAAAGCAATTACTATTTTAACAACAGATGAATACGGCAAAAACGTCATGGAGCTATGGACTGCCATTCATCGGGCCGGTGTTCAAAACATTGTTGAAAACAACTTAAGGGCAACACAAGGGACAACGATTAACAGGCCAATTGGCAGTTCAAAAAGGTTTGACGGGTTCGATAACCTTATGTTTGTTCCACCTCAAATGACGATGCTCTCTAAATCAGGCGAGACCGCAGTTGATATGAAAGTGACACTGGGCCCTAAGGCAGCCAAGCCTCTTACAGTCAATATACCTTTTCTTATTTCTGGAATGGCTTATGGAATCGCTCTAAGTGAGCCCGCAAAAATAGCTTTAGCCAGGGGAGCAAAGCTAGCAGGGACAGCTACAAACTCCGGTGAAGGCCCCTATCTGAAAGAAGAACGCGACGAAGCGGATAAATATATTTTGCAAATTGCCAATTGGCCATGGGGCTTACGCACGGATCAAGAGATTGCTTCTGCGGACATGCTGGAAGTACATATTTCGCAAGGAGGGCAGAAAGGCGTCTTCTATGTAGCTCCGGATGAAATTAAAGGCAAAGCACGTAAACTCATGGGTTTATCCCGCAATCAAGGGATATCGAGTCTACCTGCTCCTCCCGGTGTACAAAGTGCCGCAGATTGGCCCATACTGGTCAATAACCTGCGTAATAAAGCGAATGGAATACCTATTGCTCTGAAATTGATGGCCACAGACAAAATTGAAGAAGATTTAGGTTTAGCTGTAGATGCAGGGTTTGATGTCATTGCCGTCGACGGAACGCAAGGCGGATCTCTTGTTTCCAACCCCACAATGCAGGATGACTTTGGAATTCCCAGTCTCCATGCGTTAGTTCGCGCGGTTCGTTACTTACAAAACCGCGGAGTTCGAGAGCAGATAAGTCTGATTGTATCTGGCGGCTATTTTAATCCTGGAAGCTGTTTAAAAGCACTTGCGCTTGGTGCTGATGCTATTTATCTGGGTACCGTCCCCTTATATGCCTTAGCCAACAAGCAGCATAAAAAAGTAATCCCCTGGGAACCTCCTACAGTCCTTGTTAGCTATGCATCGAAATATAACAAAAAGCTGAACATAAACTTAAGCGCTGAAAGGGTATCGAATGTCTTACGCTCTATGACGGTTGAAATGGAACAAGCCATTCGTGGTTTGGGGAAAACTTCTATCAAAGAGCTAAGCCCTAGCGACTTAGTGGCACTTGATACGTTTTCTGCTGAATTAACTGGGGTAAAAAGAGCCTATTAG
- the lepB gene encoding signal peptidase I — translation MVRIRRDMMNNPYSQFLQEIIEIILIVFALSWLLKTYLIGFAHLEGAEMMPTLSLDSQVLVEKYFYRSIDALDRGDVILYSDNGVESIKRVIGLPGEKVEIKNGYTYVNNKPIYEPYANTPKTYTFSTVVVPEDHVFTLNDNRASKNDSRSFGSVPIQSIEGKALFCYWPLSSVQIL, via the coding sequence ATGGTAAGAATAAGACGCGATATGATGAACAATCCGTATAGCCAATTTCTTCAGGAAATCATTGAGATTATCCTGATCGTTTTTGCCTTGTCCTGGCTGCTAAAAACTTATCTGATCGGGTTTGCCCATCTTGAAGGAGCGGAAATGATGCCGACACTTTCGCTGGACAGCCAGGTGCTGGTTGAAAAATATTTTTACCGCAGCATTGACGCTTTGGACAGGGGAGATGTCATTCTCTATTCAGATAACGGTGTAGAGAGCATCAAACGGGTAATCGGCTTACCAGGTGAGAAAGTAGAAATTAAAAACGGTTATACGTATGTTAATAACAAACCAATTTACGAACCTTATGCCAATACACCAAAGACATATACATTTTCAACGGTTGTTGTGCCGGAAGACCATGTTTTTACGTTGAATGACAATCGGGCGAGTAAGAATGATTCCCGTTCATTCGGCAGTGTCCCGATTCAGAGCATAGAAGGCAAAGCCCTGTTCTGCTACTGGCCGCTGAGCAGTGTTCAAATCCTGTAG
- the lexA gene encoding transcriptional repressor LexA, which translates to MTSDLSSRQMQILDIIKKEIALKGYPPSVREIGEAVGLSSSSTVHNHLNILEEKGYIRRDPTKPRAIEVLDSFNEYSTRKTVHVPVVGHVAAGEPILAIENIEDSFPVPYDMVKSDTVFMLKVQGESMIDAGIFDDDLILVRQQQNASNGDIVVALVSDGPEDGATVKRFYKEKNQIRLQPENQYMEPIYSDHVTILGKVIGLFRDIH; encoded by the coding sequence ATGACTTCGGATCTGTCCTCGCGTCAGATGCAGATTTTGGATATTATCAAGAAGGAGATTGCCTTAAAAGGTTATCCCCCTTCGGTCCGTGAAATAGGCGAAGCTGTTGGGCTCTCATCAAGTTCGACTGTGCATAATCATCTGAACATCCTTGAAGAAAAAGGATATATCAGACGGGACCCTACGAAGCCCAGGGCCATCGAGGTCCTCGATTCCTTTAATGAATACAGTACCAGAAAGACCGTTCACGTTCCGGTAGTCGGACATGTTGCCGCCGGTGAACCGATCCTAGCCATAGAAAACATTGAGGATTCCTTCCCTGTTCCGTATGATATGGTAAAATCGGACACGGTCTTTATGCTCAAGGTTCAGGGCGAAAGCATGATCGATGCCGGTATTTTTGACGATGATTTAATTCTGGTCAGACAACAGCAGAATGCCAGCAACGGCGATATTGTTGTTGCTTTAGTCTCAGACGGCCCGGAAGACGGCGCCACAGTCAAGCGTTTCTACAAAGAAAAGAACCAGATCCGGCTCCAGCCGGAGAATCAGTATATGGAGCCGATTTATTCCGATCACGTAACCATTCTCGGCAAAGTGATCGGACTGTTCCGAGATATCCACTGA
- a CDS encoding tetrahydromethanopterin S-methyltransferase subunit H gives MFKYDLTPKVCRICDMIIGGQPGDNPPLLISSMFHNGDRILESRRDRKFDREKARSYILRQEELSDQTGIPAIVAMTAVSADEMKEYIDFYLTISNRPFAIDIWGEKARLDAAEYAASLGIQDKILYNSITPWDKDMIGQAAALKELGIKHAVLQVFDETNQTPSGRVQACREMLTAIGAKDFASVLIDTTVMNLPSISFSALAGKQIKAETGWPVGSAPANGTYMWKESREMWGGEGFSAINAAVHAVSAVLWSDFLFYGPIKGAPSVLPAVAAASLMVSTLAYDESGELPANPTHPLYRFYGDFAQKLIEFDKTK, from the coding sequence ATGTTTAAATATGACTTAACACCAAAAGTTTGCCGTATCTGTGACATGATTATCGGTGGCCAACCTGGAGATAATCCGCCTCTGCTTATATCCTCAATGTTTCATAACGGAGACCGTATTCTGGAAAGCCGCCGTGACAGGAAATTTGATCGTGAAAAAGCCCGTTCATACATTCTCAGGCAGGAAGAGCTGTCCGATCAGACAGGAATACCTGCCATAGTCGCTATGACAGCGGTTTCCGCAGATGAGATGAAGGAATATATTGATTTTTACCTTACAATCAGCAACCGCCCTTTTGCTATTGACATTTGGGGAGAAAAAGCGCGTCTTGATGCGGCAGAATATGCTGCCAGTCTTGGCATTCAGGACAAAATTTTATATAACAGCATTACACCCTGGGATAAAGACATGATCGGCCAGGCAGCTGCATTAAAAGAATTGGGAATCAAACACGCGGTTCTGCAGGTCTTTGATGAAACGAACCAGACTCCTTCCGGCAGGGTACAGGCATGCCGTGAAATGCTGACAGCCATTGGAGCGAAAGATTTTGCCTCGGTCCTGATCGATACGACAGTAATGAATCTTCCGTCTATTTCTTTTTCAGCCTTGGCAGGTAAACAAATCAAAGCGGAAACCGGCTGGCCGGTTGGATCAGCCCCTGCTAATGGGACGTATATGTGGAAAGAAAGCCGGGAAATGTGGGGTGGGGAAGGCTTTTCCGCCATAAATGCTGCAGTGCATGCAGTATCGGCCGTCCTGTGGAGCGATTTCCTATTTTATGGGCCGATCAAAGGGGCGCCAAGCGTACTGCCTGCTGTAGCTGCAGCTTCGCTGATGGTTTCTACCTTAGCATATGATGAAAGCGGGGAGCTGCCGGCTAATCCAACGCATCCGCTGTATAGATTTTATGGTGATTTTGCTCAAAAACTGATAGAATTTGATAAAACCAAATAA
- a CDS encoding methionine gamma-lyase family protein, translated as MEDRFLSDLNLSAKIADALCYAEQVLTKQTCIVNPIIEKNHQRVLKAFQEARVSAYNLNGTTGYGLGDSGREKLDTVTASIMGTEKAIIRHQFVSGTHAIASALFGVLRPGDHFISVTGMPYDTLQQVIGIKNNISGSLADWGVSFDILPLDADSQIQMEKLAAMVTPQTKLFILQRSKGYEWRNSVSIAQISEFVGYAKTHFPEINIFVDNCYGELVEDREPGHVGVDLLAGSLIKNLGGTLAPTGGYIAGREDLVTKAAARFTAPGINADVGATLDNLRLMYQGLYFSPLTVSEAIKAAVFSSAFWSRLGFEVHPGPVDLRTDIIQAVKLNSKEKMLAFCQGLQKGSPIDSHVLPLPSEMPGYTDEVIMAGGTFIQGATSEFSADGPIRAPYAVYMQGAISHIYVKNANISAAQMLEQNHLL; from the coding sequence ATGGAGGATCGTTTTTTGTCCGATTTGAATTTATCTGCGAAAATTGCGGACGCCCTGTGCTATGCTGAACAGGTTTTGACAAAACAAACCTGTATCGTAAATCCAATCATTGAGAAGAACCATCAACGTGTCCTCAAAGCTTTCCAAGAGGCCAGAGTCTCAGCTTATAATCTGAACGGAACAACCGGCTACGGACTCGGCGATTCCGGGAGAGAAAAACTTGATACGGTGACCGCATCCATCATGGGTACTGAAAAAGCCATCATCAGGCACCAGTTTGTATCGGGTACCCATGCGATTGCATCAGCGCTCTTTGGTGTTCTCCGGCCTGGAGATCATTTTATTTCTGTTACCGGGATGCCATATGATACGCTTCAGCAGGTGATCGGAATTAAAAACAACATTTCCGGTAGCCTGGCTGACTGGGGCGTGTCCTTTGATATCCTGCCTTTGGATGCGGATAGTCAGATTCAAATGGAAAAACTGGCTGCGATGGTGACTCCGCAAACGAAGCTGTTTATCCTCCAGCGTTCCAAAGGCTATGAATGGAGAAACTCTGTTTCCATTGCCCAGATCAGTGAATTTGTTGGCTATGCCAAAACGCATTTTCCTGAGATTAATATCTTCGTCGATAATTGCTACGGCGAGCTTGTTGAGGATCGGGAACCCGGACATGTGGGCGTAGACCTGCTGGCAGGATCACTAATCAAGAATCTCGGAGGCACGCTGGCCCCGACAGGCGGCTACATTGCCGGCAGAGAAGATTTGGTCACGAAAGCCGCGGCCAGGTTTACCGCACCCGGCATCAATGCCGATGTGGGAGCAACCCTCGATAATCTTCGGCTCATGTACCAGGGACTGTACTTCAGCCCGCTGACGGTCAGTGAAGCGATCAAAGCTGCCGTTTTTTCCTCGGCCTTTTGGTCCAGACTGGGTTTTGAAGTCCATCCGGGTCCGGTGGATTTACGGACGGATATCATTCAGGCGGTAAAATTGAATTCCAAAGAAAAGATGCTGGCCTTTTGCCAGGGTCTCCAGAAAGGTTCGCCGATCGATTCGCATGTTCTGCCGCTGCCTTCGGAGATGCCAGGATATACGGACGAAGTGATCATGGCCGGAGGAACTTTCATTCAGGGAGCCACGAGCGAATTTTCTGCCGATGGTCCGATTAGAGCCCCTTATGCCGTCTATATGCAGGGCGCGATTTCTCATATCTATGTGAAGAACGCTAATATTTCAGCTGCGCAAATGCTTGAACAAAATCATCTGTTATAA
- a CDS encoding LysM peptidoglycan-binding domain-containing protein, with product MIAVSRSYMRYRRNSTKIVFVLGLCLTIIAALLMSLVVNYLTAENSNPTSYKAITIQQGDTLWELAAESNYSSDISALVDKTMRYNNLRSTYIEPGQVIYIPVRS from the coding sequence ATGATTGCGGTATCCAGATCCTATATGCGTTATAGAAGAAATTCAACTAAAATTGTATTTGTATTGGGGCTGTGCCTAACAATTATTGCTGCACTTTTAATGTCTCTGGTGGTAAATTATCTAACTGCTGAAAATTCCAACCCTACATCATATAAGGCGATCACAATACAACAGGGAGATACGTTGTGGGAACTTGCTGCAGAATCCAACTACAGCAGCGATATCAGTGCACTGGTGGATAAAACCATGCGCTATAATAACCTACGCAGCACGTATATTGAACCAGGACAGGTGATCTATATTCCGGTTCGGTCATAA
- a CDS encoding arginine deiminase family protein, producing the protein MKHIEVFGTEKLARLRKVILHKPQQSLNLVNPANYQECLFNFVPDIFQYQLEHDRYADLLRSQGIEVLNLQDYVQKNRTLMDSLPNLPYLNDTCLITSQGAILSKMCPGSRAGEETVVGEALENLGIPIFHAFEGEDQFEGCLAISPEILFLADTERHAQKTLEEFFNKALHLFPQIIYAEIPQERRYMHPDMIFGRISESLALAYLPAFLKTYLITEKQRTEINIRDYLARREMELIDISDQEQQLWGCSFVSVDANILIHYDIALNFRTQNELSRRGVEMIPFHPEALLAGGGSLRCLTLRVWRDSNL; encoded by the coding sequence TTGAAACATATTGAAGTATTTGGTACGGAAAAATTAGCTCGTTTACGTAAAGTCATTCTTCATAAGCCCCAACAGTCTCTGAATTTAGTCAATCCGGCAAATTATCAGGAATGCTTATTTAATTTTGTACCTGATATTTTTCAATATCAGTTGGAACATGACCGGTATGCCGACCTTCTGCGCTCTCAAGGAATTGAGGTACTTAACCTTCAGGATTATGTACAGAAGAATAGAACGCTCATGGATTCTCTACCAAATTTACCCTATCTTAATGATACTTGCCTGATTACAAGTCAAGGAGCTATCCTCTCCAAGATGTGCCCCGGTAGCCGCGCAGGCGAAGAAACGGTTGTCGGAGAAGCTCTGGAGAATCTCGGCATTCCCATCTTTCATGCCTTTGAGGGTGAGGATCAATTTGAAGGGTGTCTGGCAATTTCGCCTGAAATTCTTTTTTTAGCAGATACCGAGCGGCATGCTCAAAAAACACTCGAAGAATTTTTTAATAAAGCACTCCATCTTTTTCCGCAGATCATCTATGCGGAGATTCCCCAGGAAAGACGGTATATGCACCCTGATATGATTTTTGGCAGAATCAGTGAAAGTCTGGCCTTAGCTTATTTGCCGGCTTTTTTGAAAACATATCTGATTACCGAAAAGCAGCGCACGGAAATTAATATACGGGATTATCTTGCTCGCCGGGAAATGGAACTTATTGATATTTCCGACCAGGAACAGCAGTTATGGGGCTGCAGTTTTGTTTCTGTGGATGCCAATATTCTCATCCATTATGATATTGCCTTAAATTTTAGAACTCAAAATGAGCTGAGCCGCAGAGGGGTGGAAATGATCCCCTTCCATCCTGAGGCCTTATTAGCTGGGGGCGGAAGTCTCCGCTGCCTGACTTTGCGTGTTTGGCGAGACTCTAATCTTTAA
- a CDS encoding M23 family metallopeptidase has protein sequence MKLIKQFRKTIWPNSIILIIFVMIAITAIIVKQVVIHDESKSDAYSDLSLISSEVVIHFQKVKPDSWKDYVAVIHVCGPTANHLVQQLDNGINFNNLDWSKLNSEEFKQVKYCRHLLDQYLFFTPEEYQFPLQESSHYTDTYGADREGGQRKHEGTDIFNQKGTLIFSVCNGTLERIGWNRLGGERVGVRGQDGNYYYYAHLDTVNEALVVGNSISKGELIGTMGNTGDAITTPDHLHFGIELPNGKWINPYSWLKVWEFNSRLNR, from the coding sequence ATGAAACTCATTAAACAATTCAGAAAGACAATATGGCCTAATTCTATCATATTGATCATTTTTGTGATGATTGCTATCACCGCCATTATTGTTAAGCAAGTAGTTATCCATGATGAATCAAAATCAGACGCCTATAGCGATCTTTCACTTATATCTTCGGAAGTTGTTATTCATTTTCAGAAAGTAAAACCGGACTCATGGAAGGACTATGTGGCTGTTATTCATGTTTGCGGTCCAACAGCAAATCACCTCGTTCAGCAGCTGGATAATGGAATTAACTTCAATAACCTTGACTGGTCCAAACTAAATAGTGAAGAATTCAAACAAGTAAAATACTGCCGTCATTTACTTGATCAGTATCTATTCTTTACCCCGGAAGAATATCAGTTCCCGCTTCAGGAATCTTCGCATTATACAGATACCTATGGTGCCGATAGGGAGGGGGGACAGCGAAAGCATGAAGGTACAGATATTTTTAATCAAAAGGGTACGCTAATATTCAGTGTATGCAATGGCACGCTGGAAAGAATTGGATGGAATAGGCTTGGTGGAGAAAGGGTCGGCGTAAGAGGCCAGGACGGAAACTATTATTACTATGCCCATCTGGACACGGTCAATGAAGCATTGGTTGTCGGGAACAGTATTTCCAAAGGAGAACTGATCGGAACAATGGGGAACACAGGTGATGCAATTACAACTCCTGATCATTTGCATTTCGGGATCGAACTGCCGAATGGCAAATGGATCAATCCATACTCTTGGTTAAAAGTTTGGGAATTTAACAGTCGTCTAAACAGATAG
- a CDS encoding cold-shock protein: MYGTVKWFNSEKGFGFIEGDGGQDVFVHFSSIKSQGYKSLNEGQKVQFDVEEGQRGLQATNVTLS, encoded by the coding sequence ATGTATGGCACTGTTAAGTGGTTCAACTCCGAAAAGGGATTTGGATTTATCGAGGGAGATGGCGGACAGGATGTGTTCGTTCATTTTTCATCCATTAAATCCCAAGGATATAAATCACTCAATGAAGGTCAAAAAGTACAATTTGATGTAGAAGAAGGACAACGCGGACTCCAGGCAACAAATGTAACGCTTTCTTAA
- a CDS encoding D-alanine--D-alanine ligase — MNNKTKVLVIFGGQSGEHEVSVISAASVIKALHADRYEIQTIGITKEGSWYWGARPEAWKEAKADITDGAKQVAVVLNPQKPYFQAIDGSELPDQGRCDIIFPVMHGPKGEDGTIQGLFEMAGFPYVGSGVLGSSLGMDKDRMKAVFKEAGLPIVPHLTLLRSEINAAPEAAVKRISDSIGFPCFIKPANLGSSVGISKAEDDKQLLEALIYAAKFDRKIVIEKGVKAREVELSVLGNESAKASIPGEIKPAKDFYDYEAKYLDNSSVLIIPAILSQKLIEQLQSHAVTAFEAVGASGLSRVDFFVTEDEQIFINEINTMPGFTQISMYPKLWEASGLSYSLLLDELIRLGFEKFRDYADRRLS, encoded by the coding sequence ATGAACAACAAAACGAAAGTGCTTGTTATCTTTGGCGGTCAATCGGGGGAACATGAAGTTTCGGTCATTTCTGCAGCTTCAGTCATCAAAGCGCTGCATGCTGACCGGTATGAGATTCAGACCATCGGGATCACCAAGGAAGGAAGCTGGTATTGGGGGGCAAGGCCGGAAGCGTGGAAGGAAGCCAAAGCCGATATCACGGACGGCGCCAAACAGGTTGCAGTCGTTTTAAACCCGCAAAAACCTTACTTTCAGGCTATAGACGGAAGCGAACTGCCGGATCAGGGCAGATGTGATATTATTTTTCCGGTCATGCATGGCCCCAAAGGGGAAGACGGTACGATTCAGGGACTTTTCGAAATGGCGGGGTTCCCCTATGTAGGTTCAGGTGTGCTGGGTTCTTCTCTCGGAATGGATAAAGACCGGATGAAGGCTGTTTTCAAAGAAGCCGGGCTGCCGATTGTGCCTCACCTTACCTTGCTTCGAAGTGAAATCAATGCTGCACCCGAAGCAGCGGTGAAACGCATCTCAGACAGCATTGGTTTCCCCTGTTTTATCAAACCAGCCAATCTTGGTTCCAGTGTCGGAATTTCCAAAGCTGAAGATGATAAGCAACTGCTGGAAGCTTTGATCTACGCAGCAAAATTTGACCGGAAAATTGTGATTGAAAAAGGTGTGAAGGCAAGGGAAGTTGAACTGAGCGTCCTTGGCAATGAAAGTGCCAAAGCCTCCATTCCCGGTGAAATCAAACCGGCCAAAGATTTTTATGATTATGAGGCTAAATACCTGGATAATAGCTCAGTACTGATCATTCCAGCCATATTGAGCCAGAAATTGATCGAACAGCTTCAGTCCCATGCAGTGACTGCCTTTGAGGCCGTCGGCGCTTCGGGGCTAAGCAGAGTTGATTTCTTCGTTACTGAAGACGAGCAAATCTTTATTAATGAAATCAATACGATGCCTGGCTTTACGCAAATCTCGATGTACCCAAAACTGTGGGAAGCCAGCGGCTTAAGTTACAGCCTACTTCTTGATGAACTGATCAGACTCGGATTCGAAAAATTCAGGGATTATGCCGACAGAAGACTTTCCTGA
- the truA gene encoding tRNA pseudouridine(38-40) synthase TruA, with the protein MRNLRMTIAYDGTKYKGWQKQKDTDLTIQGKIETVLAKMAEEKIQIIGCGRTDAGVHAENYIANFHTTSTFKTKRILAYLYEFLPEDIVVKSMEEVSERFHARYNVKAKTYVYTINNNKFRDVFNRKYTYHLADKLDLEQMKTATELLIGTHDFQSFTNERSHKSTVKTINSILIHENKGLIKIEFNGNSFLWNMLRIIVGTLLEVGKGTLQPNDVEKILQERKRWEAGPLAQAKGLCLIDVQY; encoded by the coding sequence ATGAGAAATTTAAGAATGACAATCGCCTATGATGGGACCAAATATAAAGGTTGGCAAAAACAAAAAGATACCGATCTGACGATTCAAGGTAAAATCGAAACTGTCTTAGCAAAAATGGCAGAGGAGAAGATTCAGATTATCGGTTGTGGAAGGACAGATGCCGGTGTACACGCCGAAAATTACATCGCTAATTTCCATACAACTTCTACCTTTAAGACAAAGAGAATCTTAGCCTATTTATATGAATTTTTGCCAGAAGATATTGTTGTAAAATCAATGGAAGAAGTATCTGAAAGATTTCATGCCAGATATAACGTTAAAGCAAAAACGTATGTTTATACCATCAATAATAATAAATTCAGGGATGTATTTAACCGAAAATACACCTATCATTTAGCGGATAAGCTGGATCTGGAACAAATGAAGACCGCTACGGAACTGCTCATTGGAACGCATGATTTTCAGAGCTTCACCAATGAGCGCAGTCATAAATCCACGGTAAAAACGATCAATTCTATTTTGATTCACGAAAATAAAGGCCTTATTAAAATCGAATTTAACGGCAATAGCTTTTTATGGAACATGCTCAGGATTATTGTTGGAACTCTGCTCGAAGTAGGAAAGGGCACGCTGCAGCCGAATGATGTCGAAAAAATCTTACAGGAAAGGAAACGTTGGGAAGCCGGACCCTTGGCTCAAGCCAAAGGTTTATGCTTAATCGATGTTCAGTACTAA
- a CDS encoding arsenate reductase ArsC: MPEKIKVAFVCVHNSCRSQMAEAIAKIIASDSFEAYSAGTEIKNGINPVAVTVIQEHYNMDMSLSQKPKLISDIPPVDIVITMGCNVNCPFVPCKFREDWGLEDPTGKDKQEYIKTAKIIEEKILELKCRVNMKSYVSLP, translated from the coding sequence ATGCCGGAAAAGATAAAAGTAGCCTTTGTCTGTGTTCACAACTCCTGCCGCTCACAAATGGCAGAGGCCATCGCCAAGATAATTGCATCGGATAGCTTCGAAGCCTATTCAGCAGGTACAGAAATTAAAAATGGAATTAATCCCGTGGCTGTTACTGTAATTCAGGAACACTACAACATGGACATGAGCTTATCGCAAAAACCAAAACTTATTTCGGATATCCCACCGGTCGATATCGTGATTACCATGGGGTGTAATGTGAATTGTCCTTTTGTGCCTTGCAAATTCAGAGAAGATTGGGGTCTTGAAGACCCAACGGGGAAAGATAAGCAGGAATATATTAAGACGGCCAAAATCATCGAAGAAAAAATACTGGAGCTCAAATGCAGAGTGAATATGAAGTCCTATGTGTCTCTGCCTTGA
- a CDS encoding DegV family protein, which yields MAVQVLTDSTSYISKEIKEELNIRMVSLSLSFGSDSIREADIDNDLFYKKMASYGIPTSSQPSIGELYNEMLAVIEKGDSLCCIFLSSEMSGTFSTGQLVKEMVLEKHKNARIEIIDSRSNSMQLGLAVIMAAREAKADKTLEEVKEAALENIQRSRFLFIPENLKYLKKGGRIGGASALIGDLFGIVPILTVENGITTVVTKVRTKKKAVLSMINIMLDNISKYGLGEIIIHHIDCLDEAKELAQLIYDKLKVNIDIIAIGPVIGLHVGPGTIGIVYYTQKALR from the coding sequence ATGGCAGTACAGGTTCTAACTGACAGTACAAGCTATATAAGTAAGGAAATCAAAGAAGAACTAAATATTAGAATGGTATCTTTGAGCCTTTCATTTGGGAGTGACAGTATACGAGAAGCAGATATCGATAACGATCTGTTTTATAAAAAAATGGCTTCTTATGGAATTCCGACATCTTCACAGCCTTCTATTGGCGAGTTATATAATGAAATGCTTGCGGTAATCGAGAAGGGAGATAGCCTCTGCTGTATTTTCTTATCTTCAGAAATGAGCGGGACCTTTTCGACAGGTCAATTAGTGAAAGAGATGGTATTAGAGAAGCATAAAAATGCCAGGATAGAGATCATTGATTCTAGGTCAAATTCTATGCAGTTAGGGTTAGCGGTCATTATGGCTGCAAGAGAAGCAAAAGCGGATAAAACGCTAGAGGAAGTTAAAGAAGCAGCGTTAGAAAATATTCAAAGAAGTAGGTTCTTATTTATTCCTGAAAATCTCAAATACCTGAAAAAAGGCGGCAGAATTGGCGGGGCCAGTGCTTTAATTGGTGATTTATTTGGGATTGTTCCGATTCTGACTGTGGAAAACGGCATAACAACCGTTGTGACAAAAGTAAGAACGAAGAAAAAGGCAGTATTATCGATGATTAATATCATGCTGGATAACATAAGCAAATATGGTTTAGGAGAGATCATTATTCATCATATCGATTGTCTGGACGAAGCAAAGGAACTTGCACAACTGATTTATGATAAGTTGAAAGTTAACATAGATATCATAGCTATCGGACCGGTCATTGGCCTGCATGTTGGTCCAGGTACCATTGGCATTGTTTATTACACGCAAAAAGCATTAAGGTAA